One Festucalex cinctus isolate MCC-2025b chromosome 1, RoL_Fcin_1.0, whole genome shotgun sequence genomic region harbors:
- the prmt1 gene encoding protein arginine N-methyltransferase 1 isoform X2, translated as MAAPAERMEGENVTKPAAEDMTSKDYYFDSYAHFGIHEEMLKDEVRTLTYRNSMFHNKHLFKDKVVLDVGSGTGILSMFAAKAGAKKVIGIECSSISDYAVKIVKANKMDDVVTIIKGKVEEVELPVDGVDIIISEWMGYCLFYESMLNTVIYARDKWLKQDGLIFPDRATLYVTAIEDRQYKDYKIHWWENVYGFDMSCIKEVAIKEPLVDVVDPKQLVSSACLIKEVDIYTVKPDDLTFTSPFCLQVKRNDYIHALVTYFNIEFTRCHKRTGFSTSPESPYTHWKQTVFYLDDYLTVKIGEEILGTISMKPNVKNNRDLDFTVDLAFKGQLCEVSKTSEYRMR; from the exons ATGGCGGCGCCAGCAGAGAGGATGgag GGGGAGAACGTGACAAAGCCTGCTGCTGAAGATATGACGTCAAAGGATTATTACTTTGATTCATATGCTCACTTTGGCATCCATGAG GAGATGCTTAAAGATGAGGTGCGGACTCTGACCTACCGCAACTCTATGTTCCACAACAAGCATCTGTTTAAGGACAAAGTGGTGCTGGATGTAGGCAGTGGTACAGGCATTCTCTCCATGTTTGCTGCCAAGGCTGGAGCCAAGAAAGTTATAGGG ATTGAGTGCAGCAGTATCTCAGACTACGCTGTGAAAATAGTGAAGGCCAACAAGATGGATGATG TGGTAACTATTATCAAAGGGAAGGTGGAAGAGGTGGAGCTGCCCGTGGATGGAGTAGATATCATCATATCTGAATGGATGGGCTACTGTCTTTTCTACGAGTCTATGCTCAATACAGTCATCTATGCCCGGGACAAATGGCTG AAGCAAGATGGACTCATCTTCCCAGACAGGGCAACTCTTTACGTGACTGCCATTGAAGACAGGCAGTACAAGGACTACAAAATTCACT GGTGGGAGAATGTATACGGATTTGATATGTCGTGCATCAAGGAGGTGGCGATTAAGGAGCCCCTGGTTGATGTAGTTGACCCCAAGCAGCTGGTCAGCAGTGCCTGCCTCATCAAG GAGGTGGACATCTACACGGTGAAGCCAGACGATTTGACCTTCACCTCGCCATTCTGCCTCCAAGTCAAGAGGAACGACTACATCCACGCACTTGTAACCTACTTCAACATCGAGTTCACTCGCTGCCACAAGAGGACCGGCTTCTCCACCA GCCCAGAGTCCCCTTACACCCACTGGAAGCAAACCGTCTTCTACCTGGACGATTACCTGACTGTCAAGATCGGTGAAGAGATCTTGGGCACCATCAGTATGAAGCCAAACGTCAAAAACAAT AGAGACCTGGACTTCACTGTAGATCTCGCCTTCAAGGGCCAGCTGTGTGAAGTGTCCAAGACGTCGGAGTACAGGATGCGCTAG
- the prmt1 gene encoding protein arginine N-methyltransferase 1 isoform X1 — protein sequence MAAPAERMEVSQGENVTKPAAEDMTSKDYYFDSYAHFGIHEEMLKDEVRTLTYRNSMFHNKHLFKDKVVLDVGSGTGILSMFAAKAGAKKVIGIECSSISDYAVKIVKANKMDDVVTIIKGKVEEVELPVDGVDIIISEWMGYCLFYESMLNTVIYARDKWLKQDGLIFPDRATLYVTAIEDRQYKDYKIHWWENVYGFDMSCIKEVAIKEPLVDVVDPKQLVSSACLIKEVDIYTVKPDDLTFTSPFCLQVKRNDYIHALVTYFNIEFTRCHKRTGFSTSPESPYTHWKQTVFYLDDYLTVKIGEEILGTISMKPNVKNNRDLDFTVDLAFKGQLCEVSKTSEYRMR from the exons ATGGCGGCGCCAGCAGAGAGGATGgag GTTTCTCAGGGGGAGAACGTGACAAAGCCTGCTGCTGAAGATATGACGTCAAAGGATTATTACTTTGATTCATATGCTCACTTTGGCATCCATGAG GAGATGCTTAAAGATGAGGTGCGGACTCTGACCTACCGCAACTCTATGTTCCACAACAAGCATCTGTTTAAGGACAAAGTGGTGCTGGATGTAGGCAGTGGTACAGGCATTCTCTCCATGTTTGCTGCCAAGGCTGGAGCCAAGAAAGTTATAGGG ATTGAGTGCAGCAGTATCTCAGACTACGCTGTGAAAATAGTGAAGGCCAACAAGATGGATGATG TGGTAACTATTATCAAAGGGAAGGTGGAAGAGGTGGAGCTGCCCGTGGATGGAGTAGATATCATCATATCTGAATGGATGGGCTACTGTCTTTTCTACGAGTCTATGCTCAATACAGTCATCTATGCCCGGGACAAATGGCTG AAGCAAGATGGACTCATCTTCCCAGACAGGGCAACTCTTTACGTGACTGCCATTGAAGACAGGCAGTACAAGGACTACAAAATTCACT GGTGGGAGAATGTATACGGATTTGATATGTCGTGCATCAAGGAGGTGGCGATTAAGGAGCCCCTGGTTGATGTAGTTGACCCCAAGCAGCTGGTCAGCAGTGCCTGCCTCATCAAG GAGGTGGACATCTACACGGTGAAGCCAGACGATTTGACCTTCACCTCGCCATTCTGCCTCCAAGTCAAGAGGAACGACTACATCCACGCACTTGTAACCTACTTCAACATCGAGTTCACTCGCTGCCACAAGAGGACCGGCTTCTCCACCA GCCCAGAGTCCCCTTACACCCACTGGAAGCAAACCGTCTTCTACCTGGACGATTACCTGACTGTCAAGATCGGTGAAGAGATCTTGGGCACCATCAGTATGAAGCCAAACGTCAAAAACAAT AGAGACCTGGACTTCACTGTAGATCTCGCCTTCAAGGGCCAGCTGTGTGAAGTGTCCAAGACGTCGGAGTACAGGATGCGCTAG